Below is a genomic region from Neisseria zoodegmatis.
CTACGGTTACCCCCTTGAGGCCGTCTGAATGCACACTAATGCGGTAATCGCTGAATGCAGCAGCGGGTGTGCCGCTTTCGCCGTGGATGCGCTCGACTTTGACGGCTTCAAACAGTTTATGCGCGGGTTCGTTGCCGAGTGCGCTGTCGTGTTTAAAAACAATGAGTTTGCGGGCGGCCATTTCACCACGGGCGGCGGAGCGGTCGTGCTCGAACATGAGCCTTAAGGCGTTCCACAGCTGTTGCAGGTCTTCATCGGAGAAGCCGGTTTTGGCGGCAAGGTTGGCGGAAACGAAGCCGTGCACACGATAGAGTGCATAGGGGACGATGTATTTGCGCCCCATGGTGCGTTCTTTTTCGAGGTCTTTTTCGTTGGTTACGGCCATGCGGGTGATGGAGACTTCCAGCGGCACGATGGGGTCGACGGATTGGGCGAAGGCGAGCTGCACGGGGCCGCGCACTTGGCCGCTGTTGACTTCAGTGGTCATCACTGCACCGAAGGTACGGATATCGAAGAAATTTTTGCACATCCATGCGGTGATGTCGCGGGCTTTGGCTTCGTCTTTGGGCAGCTTTTTGGCTTCGGATTCGATGCCGAGGGCTTCATAAGCGCGTTTGTTTTGCAGGTTGAGCACGCTTTTTTCTTTCACGTAAATCTCATAGCCCGCTTGGTTTTCGTTGGCCAGCTCCACAAAGTTGCGGATTTTGCGCTTCAGGCACACATCGGTTACCAAGCCTTTGCTGGACTCGGGGTCGAGGCGCGGCATATTGCCGGCGTCGGGGTCTCCATTGGGGTTGCCGTTGGTTACGTCGAAGAAAAACACGAATTCGTAGCGGTTTTGGATACTCATCACTTTATCTCCTTGGATTTATTCGTCTTCAGAATCAGATTCTGTCTTCAAATGATTGGCCAGCTCAATGTCTTCAGGAACATCTCCACCTTCTTGCTTGCTGTATTTTTTGAACCGCTGTTGGTAATAACCAATGACAAAACGGCCTTGTTCTTCCAGCGATAAATGGCGGGGGAACGGGGTTTCAGCATCAAAAACGCTGACAATTTCCCCAACTTTGTTTTCCAGCCAATTGGCCAGTTTTTTAGAATCTCCTGTTACCCATTTTGCTTTTTTACCTTTTCTCAAGCCGGAGATGTGGGTACGGTAATTATCCAAAAGCAAGGGGAAAGTGCTGTGCGGCGAACTGGAAGCACCGCCGTAAAATTTATCTCTCACACCGGCATTCAACTCCCCCAAAGCAGATGATTGCGCCAATTCGATAATGGCAAACAAACGCCCCAAGCGGTACGGAATGTCTTGAGTTTCTTCATTAAGCCCCATATCAAACTCCTCTTTGCATAAATTGTTACGTTTTAAAACCGATTTAATTACCGCTACCCGCAGGCCGCTAATGAAGCCGTCCGAGCGGATACGGCCAATCATGCGCGACAGCATGGTTTGCGGATAATGCCTGCCCGTTAAGATGGCACGCATGTATTCCCCTGCCAATTGCGGCGGAATGTCTTTGCTTTCCGACTTTTTCAGACGGCCGTCGGCTCCTTTGCGCTTGGGCGTGGTTTCCAGCAATATCCGCCAAACGGAAGGCGGTTTTGCACCCCATACAGGCGGGTTAATCGACAAATCATCGCGATGTTTTTTGATATTTTCCGCCAGCTTGCCAAACGTGGTATCCAGCCAAAAACGGATGGAAATGCGCGAAGCATTGGGTGCCAAACCCAAAATATAAAAACGGGTTTGGTCGTCCAAATTCGGATCGATTTCCCGAAGCGGGCGGCCTTTGACCACTTGCGCCAAAACATCGAAGATTTTCTGGTTTTCCTGCTCATCGTCGGGCGGTGTCATCGCGGCGGCAAAAAAACCTTCCGCTGCCTCAGCTTGCTCGGGCGTGGCGGCTTCTGCCCAGAAAACGGTGCTGGCATCGCCGATGGTCAGGCAATGGCCGTTTTCACGGCGCAGCAAGTAATTGAGTGCGGTGGTATAGGCAAAGGCAGACACTTCCGACACCGGCGCATTCGCACCCTGCTCTTTGCCGAAAGAAGTGAACGATTCCTTGTTGAAGGAAATAATCATACCACCAGACTTTTCTCCGCCCTCAACCCCTTTAATAACTGGATGTGTACGCGCAATCGGTGCTTGTTCGCCGCTTACCAAACACAAACCCTGCTCTGCTTCATCGCTTTGCAAATGATTGACCCACAAGGATTGTGCCGCTTCACACTGATGAATATAGCCGTGTGCACCGTCCAATTTAAACACTACGTTGGCATCGAGCATGTCAGGCAAACATGGCGGATGGGCAAATTGCTCGGGCTGCCAACGTTCCAAAAAACGGCTCAAGGCCAACAAACCTTTGTCTTGCTCTTTCTCCAATAGCCTAAAGTGGTATTCTCTAAATGAAGAAAAACACCTGTTTGTTCTGTCCTTATCTTTTGTTTCTTTTTTAGTAACACCCAAAATATATTGGGTGTTACCCCAAAGAAAATTTGGCTTAATACTGTTGCTATTAGAGCCTCCTGTTTTAGGCACACTCATCAAGCGGGGCTGCGGCTTTTTGCCCTCAGTCGTAAAATGCTGCACCACATCCACCAACAGGCCG
It encodes:
- the cas7c gene encoding type I-C CRISPR-associated protein Cas7/Csd2, with the translated sequence MSIQNRYEFVFFFDVTNGNPNGDPDAGNMPRLDPESSKGLVTDVCLKRKIRNFVELANENQAGYEIYVKEKSVLNLQNKRAYEALGIESEAKKLPKDEAKARDITAWMCKNFFDIRTFGAVMTTEVNSGQVRGPVQLAFAQSVDPIVPLEVSITRMAVTNEKDLEKERTMGRKYIVPYALYRVHGFVSANLAAKTGFSDEDLQQLWNALRLMFEHDRSAARGEMAARKLIVFKHDSALGNEPAHKLFEAVKVERIHGESGTPAAAFSDYRISVHSDGLKGVTVEELL
- the cas8c gene encoding type I-C CRISPR-associated protein Cas8c/Csd1; its protein translation is MILTALARYYRRLAAENDVAGNPKVPPYGFSEEKIGWVLVLDADGLLVDVVQHFTTEGKKPQPRLMSVPKTGGSNSNSIKPNFLWGNTQYILGVTKKETKDKDRTNRCFSSFREYHFRLLEKEQDKGLLALSRFLERWQPEQFAHPPCLPDMLDANVVFKLDGAHGYIHQCEAAQSLWVNHLQSDEAEQGLCLVSGEQAPIARTHPVIKGVEGGEKSGGMIISFNKESFTSFGKEQGANAPVSEVSAFAYTTALNYLLRRENGHCLTIGDASTVFWAEAATPEQAEAAEGFFAAAMTPPDDEQENQKIFDVLAQVVKGRPLREIDPNLDDQTRFYILGLAPNASRISIRFWLDTTFGKLAENIKKHRDDLSINPPVWGAKPPSVWRILLETTPKRKGADGRLKKSESKDIPPQLAGEYMRAILTGRHYPQTMLSRMIGRIRSDGFISGLRVAVIKSVLKRNNLCKEEFDMGLNEETQDIPYRLGRLFAIIELAQSSALGELNAGVRDKFYGGASSSPHSTFPLLLDNYRTHISGLRKGKKAKWVTGDSKKLANWLENKVGEIVSVFDAETPFPRHLSLEEQGRFVIGYYQQRFKKYSKQEGGDVPEDIELANHLKTESDSEDE